TTTTCTTCACACGATTGACATATTAATGGAGTATGGTTAAATGTAGTGTCTACATTATCAAaattaatatcattatttttgCCACAATGGGTTTCGTAATTACTTGACtctaaatatttttcagccgaatttatattttcatcaattaagtttttaaaatatgtattatcAGTATTTCCTGAACTAGTACTCTGTGAATTATTTTGTGTTTCGTTTATTTTTTCAGtatatttcttttgttGTTCATTATATACTTCCTTTTGATTAGTTATCCAAGTTTTGTAATCTCTACATGTGGATACACATTCTTTACATTTAGATCCACCTgcatttttattatttggACATTCCATTTCTTTGGTTCCGTCACATCCTTGACAGTTAGTTTCCAAAttagtttttttttcaatatttgTTCTACAGAAATAGTTGGACCATTCCTTGAACCAACGTAAAAATTGAGGTATATCGTCATCGTCGGGAAGTTCCTGAGAATATCCGCATTTCCCAGTGACTCTATATTCTATTCCTCGACCATCTGGTGGTTTTTTTCTAATGACAAACATTTCATTTTGTGGTATTCCGCACGTGATTGCATCCCATacatcttttttattttcttccCACCAAGCTTCtcttaatttatttatatctcCATTATATTCAGATTTCAATTTCTCTTTAAAAATATCTTGTAATATTTCACC
The nucleotide sequence above comes from Plasmodium gaboni strain SY75 chromosome Unknown, whole genome shotgun sequence. Encoded proteins:
- a CDS encoding putative EMP1-like protein; translated protein: RNSYADYGDLVKGTSIWGNKKTQAAENNIGEILQDIFKEKLKSEYNGDINKLREAWWEENKKDVWDAITCGIPQNEMFVIRKKPPDGRGIEYRVTGKCGYSQELPDDDDIPQFLRWFKEWSNYFCRTNIEKKTNLETNCQGCDGTKEMECPNNKNAGGSKCKECVSTCRDYKTWITNQKEVYNEQQKKYTEKINETQNNSQSTSSGNTDNTYFKNLIDENINSAEKYLESSNYETHCGKNNDINFDNVDTTFNHTPLICQSCEE